One genomic segment of Deinococcus cellulosilyticus NBRC 106333 = KACC 11606 includes these proteins:
- a CDS encoding tautomerase family protein, whose protein sequence is MPFVRLSLHQGKSPLFLQTLADTVHQTLVDAFEVPPDDRFQVIHEVPTGLLFFSPDYLGIRRSPNFLLVEITAGRSRSTLTKTRLYQTLASRLSEKLHIRPEDIMVVVLHNTAEDWSFGCGEAQMLRTHPGNSLMEREAQHAPDAL, encoded by the coding sequence ATGCCCTTTGTTCGCCTTTCCTTGCATCAGGGAAAGAGTCCATTGTTTCTGCAGACCCTCGCAGACACCGTGCACCAGACACTGGTGGATGCTTTTGAGGTGCCCCCAGACGACCGTTTTCAGGTGATCCACGAGGTTCCCACGGGCCTGCTTTTTTTCAGCCCGGACTACCTGGGCATCCGGCGCAGCCCGAACTTTCTGCTGGTCGAGATCACCGCTGGACGCTCCAGGAGCACCCTCACCAAAACACGCCTGTACCAGACCCTGGCCTCAAGGCTTTCAGAAAAACTGCACATCAGGCCAGAGGACATCATGGTGGTGGTGCTGCACAACACCGCCGAAGACTGGTCTTTTGGATGTGGTGAAGCCCAGATGCTCAGGACACATCCAGGAAACAGTTTGATGGAAAGGGAGGCACAACATGCACCTGATGCACTATGA
- a CDS encoding DUF4865 family protein, with protein sequence MHLMHYDIRLPEDFDMTAIRERVRTRGHALDRLPGLGFKAYLMREAGVAGSTVNSYSPFYLWTSGQAMQNFLLGPGFAGLSRDFGRPAVERWMGLQFCAGPASQTPRWATLHRTVLASDADLMQEQQEASKRLESLSRHAHLHGGVLGLDPHRWERVEFLLWAGKPEAVQAARFEVLHLSRPEWGLLNAGR encoded by the coding sequence ATGCACCTGATGCACTATGACATCCGGTTGCCTGAGGATTTCGACATGACTGCCATCCGTGAACGGGTCCGCACCCGGGGGCATGCACTGGACAGGCTCCCAGGACTGGGCTTCAAGGCCTACCTGATGCGGGAAGCCGGAGTTGCAGGGTCGACGGTCAACAGTTATTCTCCTTTTTACCTGTGGACTTCCGGGCAGGCGATGCAGAATTTTCTGCTCGGTCCCGGATTTGCTGGCCTGTCCCGGGACTTTGGTCGGCCTGCAGTGGAACGCTGGATGGGCCTGCAGTTCTGTGCAGGACCGGCTTCTCAAACACCCCGGTGGGCCACACTGCACAGGACTGTCCTGGCCTCTGATGCAGACCTCATGCAGGAACAACAGGAGGCTTCAAAACGCCTGGAATCTCTGTCCCGCCATGCCCATCTGCATGGGGGTGTGCTCGGTCTTGATCCGCACCGCTGGGAAAGGGTTGAGTTCCTGCTGTGGGCAGGAAAACCCGAAGCCGTGCAGGCGGCACGGTTTGAGGTGCTTCACCTGTCCAGACCTGAGTGGGGTCTCCTGAACGCTGGCAGGTGA
- a CDS encoding diguanylate cyclase domain-containing protein — MEPHQSIAILLDYLGAEMGTYIGGYQGSIFSGIRKELARRGVPWVTYVGHAVHDVNQNSAYRKANDLYRLIDPSRHAGMIVLTPAIGTHLSDAEFLDFLEPYHPLPIVGIGRKLPGIPTVLVDNTLGMQDLMEHLIVTRHFRRFVFMRGIAQHHDAQVREQVFRAALKRHSLDILEEHFLTGDFHSARAYTAMREFLLQRRDFEVVVCANDEMAFGVMQALQDHGLRVPTQVAVVGFDDIAEAQVRIPPLTTIRQPLQELGVEAVNLLLEGQGREEVFLGSQLVVRQSCGTLPGLEDMSTLPLTRENRLYQSLLDTVRQPECKGGFTAHWYELLLETVNLGDPLDPLQQQLMELQLQAQQNLSPALWPELTRTLLEGHRLLYEIQKVAQSRSYFSYTMTMIHQMRLDAELLSYQDLPSLLGGLKRYLDWLEVERYVLVLYDTFGPEPSATAHVALCSEAHPTEPSSFPTRQLVPDSMQDTLHQDTWFAMPLFINDEHYGLLLTGKHTKFNLDGDMPRYLISRALSQVVKVQAQSRYTESLEQQVKERTHELQQEVKERTRAEKALRVANQELQRSVLLDGLTGIFNRTAFNDHLKRMWKSHLDSSQPLSLILCDVDFFKKYNDLYGHLQGDSCLKQVAKAIERCARNREDMAARYGGEEFALILPETDLAGGMRVAERLQQELNALALPHAASEVSSQITVSMGLANLIPEHGTSPNLLIQQADLALYEAKHLGRNRVVHRSSETQEIMN, encoded by the coding sequence ATGGAACCCCATCAAAGCATCGCCATTCTGCTGGATTACCTGGGTGCAGAAATGGGCACGTACATTGGTGGATACCAGGGCAGCATTTTCAGTGGGATCAGAAAAGAACTCGCCCGAAGAGGTGTCCCCTGGGTCACCTATGTGGGACATGCCGTGCATGATGTGAACCAGAATTCTGCTTACCGCAAGGCCAACGACCTGTACCGCCTGATTGATCCCTCCCGGCACGCTGGCATGATCGTCCTCACTCCAGCCATCGGGACCCACCTGTCTGATGCAGAGTTCCTGGATTTTCTGGAACCGTACCATCCACTTCCCATCGTGGGCATTGGCCGGAAGCTTCCTGGCATCCCCACCGTGCTGGTCGACAACACCCTGGGGATGCAGGACCTGATGGAACACCTGATTGTCACACGCCATTTCCGACGGTTTGTGTTCATGCGGGGCATTGCCCAGCACCACGATGCACAGGTGCGGGAGCAGGTCTTCCGGGCCGCCCTGAAACGGCACAGTCTGGACATCCTGGAAGAGCACTTTCTCACCGGAGATTTCCACAGTGCCCGTGCGTACACCGCCATGCGTGAATTTCTGTTGCAGCGCCGGGACTTTGAGGTGGTGGTCTGTGCCAACGACGAGATGGCGTTCGGGGTGATGCAGGCTTTGCAGGACCACGGACTGCGGGTGCCCACCCAGGTTGCCGTGGTCGGCTTTGATGACATTGCAGAAGCGCAGGTGCGCATTCCTCCCCTCACCACCATTCGCCAGCCTTTGCAGGAGCTGGGGGTGGAGGCGGTGAACCTTCTGCTGGAAGGGCAGGGGCGTGAAGAGGTGTTTCTGGGCAGTCAGCTGGTGGTCCGGCAGTCCTGCGGCACCCTGCCTGGTCTGGAAGACATGTCCACCCTCCCCCTGACCCGGGAGAATCGGCTGTACCAGAGCCTGCTGGACACGGTGCGCCAGCCTGAATGCAAAGGCGGGTTTACAGCCCACTGGTATGAATTGCTGCTGGAAACCGTGAACCTGGGTGATCCACTGGACCCCTTGCAGCAGCAACTGATGGAACTGCAGTTGCAGGCCCAGCAGAACCTCTCCCCTGCCCTGTGGCCAGAACTGACCCGCACCCTGCTGGAAGGACACAGGCTGCTGTACGAGATCCAGAAGGTGGCCCAGTCGAGGTCGTATTTCAGTTACACCATGACCATGATCCACCAGATGCGGCTTGATGCGGAACTGCTCTCCTATCAGGATCTGCCTTCACTGCTCGGGGGCCTGAAACGCTATCTGGACTGGCTGGAGGTGGAACGTTACGTGCTGGTGCTGTATGACACCTTCGGTCCTGAGCCTTCAGCCACCGCCCATGTGGCCCTGTGCTCAGAAGCGCATCCTACAGAACCCTCCTCCTTCCCCACCCGACAGCTGGTCCCGGACAGCATGCAGGACACTTTGCATCAGGACACCTGGTTCGCCATGCCCCTTTTCATCAACGATGAGCACTACGGCCTCTTGCTGACCGGGAAACACACCAAATTCAATCTGGATGGGGACATGCCCCGTTACCTGATCAGCCGTGCCCTCAGTCAGGTGGTGAAGGTGCAGGCCCAGAGCCGTTACACCGAGAGCCTGGAACAGCAGGTGAAGGAACGCACCCATGAATTGCAGCAGGAGGTGAAGGAACGCACCCGTGCCGAAAAAGCCCTGAGGGTCGCCAACCAGGAGTTGCAACGCAGTGTGCTGCTTGATGGCCTCACAGGCATCTTCAACCGCACAGCCTTCAATGACCACCTGAAGCGCATGTGGAAAAGTCACCTGGACTCCAGTCAGCCCCTGTCCCTGATCCTGTGCGATGTGGACTTCTTCAAGAAATACAACGACCTGTATGGTCACCTGCAGGGGGACAGTTGCCTGAAGCAGGTGGCAAAGGCAATTGAGCGGTGTGCCCGCAACCGGGAGGACATGGCCGCCCGTTATGGTGGTGAGGAGTTCGCCCTGATCCTTCCAGAGACCGATCTCGCAGGAGGCATGCGCGTTGCTGAACGCCTGCAACAGGAGCTGAATGCACTTGCCCTGCCCCATGCGGCTTCTGAGGTGTCTTCACAGATCACGGTCAGCATGGGGCTTGCAAACCTCATTCCTGAGCACGGCACCTCACCCAACCTGCTCATCCAGCAGGCAGACCTGGCCCTTTACGAAGCCAAGCACCTGGGGCGCAACAGGGTGGTGCACAGGTCCAGCGAAACCCAGGAAATCATGAACTGA
- a CDS encoding S8 family peptidase has product MSRNLKVSLAALTLTALMAACSQQNPTSQVTEQVLPQAQSTQNYVPDEVLVQYSGTTDTQEQAIEKNRGLSRKETVSSKNGKHLKLLKINNGKDVKAVIQELKSQPGVMFAEPNWIYTHEATSNDPYFTGNNLWGMYGDGSTPGNAFGSQAAEAWAAGHTGSKSVFIGVIDEGIQVTHPDLAANIWTNPFDPVDGVDNDGNGYVDDTHGWDFANGDRTVYDGTKRAGTDDHGTHVAGTIGGIGGNGQGVAGVSWNVTMISGKFLGGRGGTTANAIKAVDYFTDLKKRHGLNIVATSNSWGGGGFSQGLLDAINRAGDAGILFIAAAGNGGNDQVGDNNDTVTNYPSNYECTNGGSRGWDCVIAVAAINSTGGLGGFSNYGARTVDIGAPGVAINSSVPTNSYASYSGTSMATPHVSGAAALYASTHAGATARQIKDAILSSAVPTPSLAGKTVTGGRLNVSGF; this is encoded by the coding sequence ATGTCCAGAAACCTCAAAGTCTCCCTTGCTGCCCTCACCCTCACTGCCCTCATGGCCGCCTGCAGCCAGCAGAACCCCACCTCACAGGTGACCGAACAGGTGCTGCCCCAGGCCCAGAGCACCCAGAATTACGTGCCCGACGAGGTGCTGGTGCAGTACAGTGGCACAACGGACACGCAGGAGCAGGCCATTGAGAAGAACCGTGGACTGTCCAGAAAAGAAACCGTGTCCAGCAAGAACGGCAAGCACCTCAAACTCCTGAAGATCAACAATGGCAAAGACGTGAAAGCCGTCATTCAGGAACTGAAATCCCAGCCCGGGGTGATGTTCGCCGAACCCAACTGGATTTACACCCATGAGGCCACCTCCAATGATCCCTACTTCACCGGAAACAATCTGTGGGGCATGTACGGAGATGGCAGCACTCCCGGCAACGCATTCGGCAGTCAGGCTGCAGAGGCCTGGGCTGCAGGACACACCGGATCAAAAAGCGTGTTCATCGGGGTGATTGACGAGGGCATCCAGGTCACCCACCCTGATCTTGCTGCCAACATCTGGACCAACCCTTTTGATCCTGTGGATGGTGTGGACAACGATGGCAACGGCTACGTCGACGACACCCACGGCTGGGATTTCGCCAACGGTGACCGGACGGTTTACGACGGCACCAAACGTGCAGGGACCGACGACCACGGCACCCATGTTGCCGGAACCATCGGCGGCATTGGCGGCAACGGACAGGGGGTCGCCGGGGTGAGCTGGAACGTCACCATGATCTCAGGGAAGTTCCTTGGGGGCAGAGGGGGCACCACCGCCAACGCCATCAAGGCCGTGGATTACTTCACCGACCTGAAAAAACGCCACGGGCTGAACATCGTTGCGACCAGCAACTCCTGGGGGGGCGGCGGGTTCTCACAGGGCCTCCTGGACGCCATCAACCGGGCAGGGGACGCAGGCATCCTCTTCATTGCCGCAGCAGGCAACGGAGGCAACGACCAGGTCGGAGACAACAACGACACCGTGACCAACTACCCCTCCAATTACGAGTGCACCAATGGAGGCTCCAGAGGGTGGGACTGCGTGATCGCTGTGGCCGCCATCAACAGCACGGGAGGCCTGGGAGGCTTCTCCAATTACGGTGCGAGAACCGTGGACATTGGGGCTCCCGGAGTGGCGATCAACTCTTCTGTGCCCACCAATTCCTACGCCTCCTACAGCGGCACCTCCATGGCAACCCCACACGTCTCTGGCGCTGCTGCACTCTATGCCAGCACCCACGCTGGAGCCACGGCACGGCAGATCAAGGACGCCATTCTGTCCTCGGCTGTGCCCACCCCCTCTCTGGCCGGGAAGACCGTCACCGGTGGTCGCCTGAACGTCAGCGGATTCTGA
- a CDS encoding DedA family protein, with product MFEWIENLMNSMGYLGIVLLMFLENVFPPLPSELIMPMAGFAAARGDLTFLGVVLAGTAGSVLGALPLYFIGRLVGEKRLTRWADKHGKWLTLSGDDIKKADDWFDKHGKKSVFLLRLVPGIRSLISIPAGISEMPLMLFMLFTALGTGLWSLVLAYVGSLLGENYKAVETYLKPASYVILGLMVVFIVRWVLKRRKEQQNEGSKVRQ from the coding sequence ATGTTTGAGTGGATTGAAAACCTGATGAACAGCATGGGCTATCTGGGCATTGTGCTCCTGATGTTTCTGGAAAACGTCTTTCCGCCCCTGCCCTCGGAACTGATCATGCCGATGGCGGGATTCGCTGCAGCCAGAGGGGACCTGACGTTCCTGGGCGTGGTGCTTGCAGGAACTGCAGGCTCTGTGCTGGGTGCCCTTCCCCTGTACTTCATTGGCCGTCTGGTGGGTGAAAAACGCCTGACCCGCTGGGCAGACAAACACGGGAAATGGCTCACCCTGTCTGGCGACGACATCAAGAAGGCCGATGACTGGTTTGACAAACACGGCAAGAAATCGGTCTTTCTGCTCCGTCTGGTCCCGGGCATCCGCTCTCTGATCTCCATTCCTGCCGGAATCAGCGAAATGCCCCTGATGCTGTTCATGCTCTTCACCGCACTGGGTACGGGTCTCTGGTCTCTGGTGCTGGCCTATGTGGGAAGCCTGCTGGGTGAAAACTACAAGGCTGTGGAAACCTACCTGAAGCCTGCCAGTTACGTGATCCTGGGCCTCATGGTGGTCTTCATTGTCCGGTGGGTGCTGAAGCGACGCAAAGAGCAGCAAAATGAGGGTTCCAAAGTCCGGCAGTAA
- a CDS encoding TetR/AcrR family transcriptional regulator C-terminal domain-containing protein yields the protein MAEAPSSFDPARTLALLWGAHPKTGRSGLNVKTIVGAAIAVADQEGLNALSMRRVAEHLKVGTMSLYTHVSGKPELTELMIDTVYGELYVDADEPARQTGGWRNALAFVAIRNWDLYHKHPWLLDLPGARPVLGPNATLKYEAELRPLDGIGLTDVEMDAVLTLILTHVEGSARIAVNQARAHQESGMTDTEWWTQSAPLLEKVMDARRFPTASRVGQAAGEAYGAAFDPQHALHFGLRRIMDGTDALVASRSR from the coding sequence ATGGCCGAGGCACCGTCATCTTTCGATCCTGCACGCACCCTGGCCCTGTTGTGGGGGGCCCACCCTAAAACAGGCCGCTCGGGCCTGAATGTCAAAACCATCGTGGGTGCAGCCATTGCTGTGGCAGACCAGGAAGGCCTGAATGCCCTCTCCATGCGGCGCGTGGCCGAGCACCTCAAAGTGGGCACCATGTCCCTCTACACCCATGTGTCCGGCAAACCCGAACTGACCGAGCTCATGATCGACACCGTTTATGGTGAACTCTACGTTGATGCAGACGAACCTGCCAGGCAAACAGGAGGGTGGCGCAATGCCCTTGCCTTTGTGGCAATCAGAAACTGGGACCTGTACCACAAGCATCCCTGGTTGCTGGACCTCCCTGGAGCACGTCCGGTGCTGGGCCCCAACGCCACCCTCAAGTACGAGGCTGAACTCAGACCACTGGACGGAATTGGCCTCACGGATGTGGAAATGGACGCCGTGCTGACCCTGATCCTCACCCATGTGGAGGGCAGTGCCCGCATTGCAGTGAATCAGGCCCGTGCACATCAGGAGAGTGGCATGACCGACACCGAGTGGTGGACCCAGAGTGCGCCCCTGCTGGAAAAAGTCATGGATGCCAGACGTTTCCCCACTGCTTCGCGGGTGGGTCAGGCCGCAGGAGAAGCGTATGGGGCGGCGTTTGATCCCCAGCATGCCCTGCACTTTGGACTTCGGCGCATCATGGATGGGACAGATGCGCTGGTGGCTTCAAGGTCCAGATAG
- a CDS encoding VOC family protein, producing MKITRSALSLNVPDPALSARFVQQHFGFQPEMNFDFMVSLARPDVDFHLIYLQTGLSSFKPTSHADSAGQGLLVAFVVDDIDDQYTRLQNEGAPIVTPIETEEWGERYFQTQDPNGIIYQLVQWVTEPPSPQQA from the coding sequence ATGAAGATCACCCGTTCTGCCCTTTCTCTGAACGTGCCCGACCCTGCCCTTTCTGCCCGGTTCGTGCAGCAACACTTTGGCTTTCAGCCAGAAATGAACTTTGATTTCATGGTCTCCCTGGCCCGCCCGGATGTGGATTTCCACCTGATCTACCTGCAGACAGGCCTTTCCAGCTTCAAACCCACCAGCCATGCAGACAGCGCAGGACAGGGACTTCTGGTCGCTTTCGTGGTGGATGACATCGACGACCAGTACACCAGACTCCAGAATGAAGGGGCACCCATCGTCACCCCCATCGAAACAGAAGAATGGGGAGAACGGTACTTCCAGACGCAGGACCCCAACGGCATCATCTATCAGCTGGTTCAGTGGGTGACCGAACCACCCAGTCCACAGCAGGCCTGA